CGTGCACATTGGCGCGCTGCTCACGTTCCCGTCGCTTGTCATCGTCGCGTTTGCGGCCCAGCCGGTGTTGTCCGTCATCGTGATGGCGGTCGCGCTCTGCGGATTCCAGGTGATGATAAACAACATCCAGACGCTCCCGAGCGACTTCTATTCGGGCAAGTCCGTCGGCACCGTGGCCGGCATGGGCGGCATGAGCGCGGTGTTCGGCACGCTGGTGTTCAGCACGTGGCTCGTGCCCGCGATCAGCAGCGTGAGCTACATGTATGTGTTTCTGCTCGTGGCCGTGCTCGTCCCCCTCGGCGTGGCCGCGATGCATTACTTCAGCGGCACCATCCAGCGCGTGGACCTTGGCAAATGATTTCCGCGAATAAAACCGCCGGCGCGGAAGCGCTTCGCCGTGGTGCAGGCGCTCTCGTGTGTCGCAACCTGATTTAATGACAATGCATCCCGGAAAAAACATTCGTTCCCATCTCACACTGTGCTCTGCCGCCGTGCTCGCATTTTTCGCGTCCGCCGCCACGCGCGCCGATGTCGAAATGCCCGCTGTTTTTGGCAACCGCATGGTCATCCAGCGCGGCCAGCCCGTGCGTGTCTGGGGACGCGCCGACGCGGGCGAAAAAATCGCCGTGGCGCTCGCCGGGCACACTGCCGCCGCGACCGCCGACGCCTCCGGCACCTGGAGCGTCGCGCTCCCGCCGCTCCAAGTGCTTCCGCCCGGCGCGCAGCCGCTTCGCTTGGAGGTCGCGGGCAAAAACAAGCTCGCCTTCCACCAGATTCTCGTCGGAGACGTGTGGCTTTGCTCCGGCCAGTCCAACATGTTTTTCCAGCTTCGCCAGTCCGCGCGCGCCGAGGCCGATGTCGCCGCCGCCACGCGTCCCGGCATCCGTTTGTTCAGCGTGGACCGCGCCGTGGCCGACGGACCGCAGTTCACGTGCAAGGGCAAGTGGGCCGACTGCACGCCCGAGACCGCCGCGCGCTTTTCCGCGGTCGCGTATTTCTTCGGCCTGCAATGGCAGGCCGACAACGGTGGCATCCCCGTCGGCCTCATCCATTCCTCGTGGGGCGGCACCACCGCCGAGGCCTGGACGCCGCGCGCCGTGCTCGACGCCGATTCCGACCTGAAGCCCATCCTCACGCGCTGGGACGAAACCATGGCCGATTTCCCAAAAATCAAGGCCGATTTCGAAGCCAACAAGGAGCGCCTCGTCGCCGAGTGGAAAATCGCCGTCCAGAAAGCGAAAGCCGAGGGCCGCATGCTGCCCGCCGAGCCGCGCCTCCGCACCGGCCCCGGCACGCAATACCAGCCCGCCGGCCTTTACCACGCCATGATCACGCCGCTCGCGCCCTTCGCGCTTTCCGGGGTGCTCTGGTATCAAGGCGAAGGCAACGCCCAGCGCGCCCACCAGTATCGGAAACTTTTCCCCGCGATGATCCGCTCGTGGCGCGATCTCTGGAATCGTGACGACCTGCCCTTCCTCTACGTGCAACTCCCGAATCTCGCCCGCCAGCCCGAACCCTCGCGCAGCGGCTGGGCCGAGCTTCGCGAGGCGCAACTCCGCGCACTCGCGCTGCCGCACACCGCGATGGCCGTGACCATCGATGTCGGCGATCCCGGCGACTTGCACCCGAAGGAAAAACTCCCCGTCGGCCGGCGCCTCGCGTCCGCCGCCGGGTCGCTCTTCGGCCTGCGCCCGCCCGCCGATGGCATCTGTCCGTATCCGCGCAGCCACAAGATTCAGGGTCGCGAAATCCGCGTGCAATTTTCGCCCTCCACCGTCGCGCTTCGCACCCGTGACGGAGGCGAGCCGCACGGCTTCACCATTGCCGGCACCGACAAACAGTTTGTCCCGGCCCGCGCCCGGCTTGAGGGCAATGCGATCGTCATCTGGAGCGATACCGTCGAAAAACCGGCCGCCGCGCGCTATGCGTGGGCCGACAACCCCGACTGCAATATCGTGAGCGCCGCCGGCCTTCCCGCGTCGCCCTTCCGCACCGACGACTGGCCCGAGGTCACCTTCGGGAACCGGTGAGCCGCCGCCCCGCCTCCGCCTTCCATCAAAAATCCAATCCGTCACCGCCATGAAAACCATGCTCCGCTCCGCAGCCTTCCTGTCCGCCCTCCTGCTCGTCCCCGCGCTGCTGCCCGCCGGGATACTGCTCGATGAAGACTTTGCCTCCGATGCGGCCGGTTCCGCGCCCTCGCGGGCCGTCGCCGTGACGCCCAAAAAAGCGACCGATACCCTCAGCGCCAGCATTGTCGAAGGCGCGGCCAATGCCGCCGGTGGCGGAACGGGCAAGGGCGTGCGCCTTATCGATAACGATCCGAAGGGCATCACGCTGGATTATAATTTCGCGAAGAATGCCGCCGCGCAGCAAAGCGCGATAAAGGTCGCCTTCGACCTCGCCTGGATGGGTGCGCCCGCCGGCGCGAAGCGCGAGTCGATGAATTTCGGCGTGGGCGCCTTCGGCGACGCCAAGGCCACGCTTAACGCCAACGCCCGCCGCCTCGTCACGGGCCGGTTTTATAATGACGGCGGGGCGCGCTTCGACGGCGGTTCCAAAAAGTCGAAGGAGTCTTCCCTCGGCGGCGCCGGGACCCGCAACCAGTTTGTGATCTATCTTAACGGGCACGATGGCCGCGCGCTCTCCGTGACAGCGCCGGACGGTTCCGCGCTCTCCGTTCCTGTGAACAGCATGCTCGTTTATCAGAATGGCAGGCAGGTCTGCAATGTGACCGTGGACAAATTCGCCGGCACGGAAAACCAAATGGGGCGCATTGGATTTTCCACAGTGTCAGCCGCTGCTGGTCTGGATTTTATAATCAGTAATATAAAAATCGATACCATCGAGTGACAAGTGGGGGCAGGGGATGCTTTCTTAATTATTAATACTTTGATATCATGAAAAATGTTAACATGCTTTCCGCCTGCATGGCGGTTCTCATTGCGGCCCCCTGCGTGTCATTGGCGCAGACGGTTATCAATCAGACCACTGGTTCTTCCTACAGCACCGTGAATGCCGCCGTCAATGCCGTCCAGGATGGCCAGACTATCGTCATCAGTGCGGATCAGACGCTGACCAGCAATATAAGCTTGGGGACTTCCAAAGACGGCGTTGTCTTCACCCTTCAAGGTTCGGGATCGGGCGTTACGATTGCCGCCGCCAACAACGCGCGTGCCATTACATCATACATCGAAGGCAACACGATCTATCTTCAAAATCTCACCCTGCAAGGCACCGGCACCTATACGAGCTCCGGAGCGGCAATTGGCTTTAGCGCTCCGACCGGTGATGATAAATCGACTGAGATCCTCGGCAGCTATGCGATCAAAGGCTTCAGCACCACGGGCAATGGAGCCGGCGTCAATAGCACCACGTCGGGAGGAACCATTGTCCTTGGCAGTGTGGGAGGCTTGGTGGAATTCTCCAATAACACTTCATCAGGCCAGGGAGGCGCCATTCGCGCACAGGATCTTGTCTTTAATGCCAATGCCATCCTTTCGAACAATAAAACCACTTCCAATTCCGGAGGCGCCATCTACGCTGCCGGCAACATCACCTTTTCCGGCAGCGCCACAATCACGGGCAATCGTGATGAGTCGGCCAACAACGGCAGCGGGCACTACGGCGGGGCAATCCACATGAACACGGCCGGCACAAAACTTTGGTTCATGGACAACGCCACGCTTGAGAGCAATGCCACGGTCAACGGCAACGGCGGCGCGGGTCGCGTGTATTTCCTCGTTGCCGATAAGGATTTGTTTGTCGCCAGCAACACCGCCAACAGGAATGTTGTCACTTCCGCGCATGGTGGCGCTTTTTATGTACAGGCGGATATGTCTGTTGCCGGTGTTACCACGGCGACAGGCAACTACGCGGCATCGAGTGGCGGCGCGTTTTATCTTCAAGGCAGCGGCACTTTTAACGGTGGCTCCACTTTCACAAACAACACGGCCGCAACAGGCAATGGCGGTGCTGTTTATTGGGGGGCCGCAGCCAGCGGCAATCTTGCCTTTAACGCCGATTCCGCCGACATCCTTTTTGACGGTAATATCGCCAATGGAAACGCCAATGCGCTTTTCATTTCCCAAAATTCCAGCAGTGCCATTACGCATACGCTCGTCCTCAATACGGGCACAGGCAATACCATTGCTTTCCACGACCCTGTCGCCAGCACTTCCAACGCTTCCTCAGCCAGCATCCTCGTTGATATTTCCGGCTCGGGTATTGTGCTTTTCGATACATACAAATCCAATATCACCGCCGATACCACTGTTGCTGCCGGCGCCACCCTTCGCCTTGCCAACGGTGCAATTTATGGCGCCAGCAATTCCACCGGGGCCTTCACTCTGAAAAATGGCGCCACGCTTTCCGGCAACGGCGCGATCAGCGCCGGCGCCATCGCCATTGAAGCCGGCACCCTGCTTGAGGTCGCCGATAGCGGCACACTGTTGCTGGATTCTTCCGCGCCGTCCATCGCCGGCGGCCTGCGCCTTGCCGGCCACGGCACCATCGATGCCGGTCAGGCTCTCAGCGCCGCGCAGATCAACGTCGGCGTCCTCACCGGCACCGCCCCAAATTCCGCCCAGACGCTCTCCTTCGCCTCGTCCACGCCGCTCACGCTCGAAACCGGCGGCACCATCAGCTTCGATTTGTTCGGCGGCGCCTCGTCGGATCAACTCACCGCCGATTCGCTCTCCTTTGGCGGCGGCAACATCATCAACCTCCTCGGCCTCTCCGGCACCTATACGCTTCTCACGACCGCCAATTCCACTTTCACCACCTCCGACTTCACCCTTTACGTCAACGGCCTCGCTCCCACCGCGCGCTACGGGGTGACGCCGACCGTCAACAGCGCCGGCTCCGGCAGCGAACTCGTGGTCGATTTCTCCACCAAAAATCTCGCCGTGAACTGGACGGGCGCCGCCGACGGCACGTGGAAGGCCTCCACCGCTTCCGATGCCAACTGGACGGACAACGCGGCCACGCCGGAAAACTTTTTCCAGAACGGCGACCGCGTCCTCTTCGACGATTCCGCCGCCGGCAAATCCGTCGGCATCGACGCGGCCGGCGTGCAGGTCGCCGACATGACGGTCAACACCAGCGGCACCTACACCTTTGCGGGCGCGGGCGGAATCACGGCGGGCACGGCCTACACCATAGCCAGCTCCACCTTCACGCCCACCGGAAAATTGGTGAAGTCGGGCGGCGGCGAACTCGCCTTTGCCAATGCCGCGGCGAACCAGTTTGCCGGCGGCATCGACATCGACGGCGGCGTCATCTCCTTCACGCGCGCCGACCAGATCGGCACCAGCGGCACGTCCGTCTCGTTTGCCGCCGCGGCCAGCGGCACGCTGCGTCCCGCCGTCAGCGGTATTGAATTTTCAAATACAATCGACATCGGCGCGGGCGCGACCGCCGCCGTCGAGGTGCGCAGCGGAAGCGCCACCTATCGCGGCACGCTCAACGCCGCCACCGGCGCCGATGTCTTCGCGAAAACCGGCGCGGGCCTCCTCGTCCTCGACGCGGACAACGCCGCCTTCGCCGGCTCCACCCGCATCGCCGCCGGCTCGCTTCTCCTCGCGTCCGGCGCGCAGCTCGGCGGCGCCGTCACCGTCCTCAACGGCGCGACGCTCGGCGGCCGAGGCGTCGCCGGGACGGGCGCGGGCGGCGTGACCGTGCAGTCAGGCGGCATCATCGAGATCGGGCTGCCCGGGACGCCCGGCGCGCAGACGCTCACGCTCAACAACCTCTCGCTCGACGGCGCCGTGCTCAAATACGACCTGTTCGGCACGACCGGCGGCGACGGGTTTCAGGAAAGCGACCGCATCGCGCTCACCGGCGCGCCGCTCGTCCTCGGCGGCGGCGACAGCACCATCCTCATCGAGAGCTTCCAGACCGGCACCTTCAACCTCGGCAATCTCGCCGCGCTGGATGGGCACGCCAGCGTCGCCATCGCGGGCGGCGGCGGTTCGCGCCAGAGCGTCGTGCTCTCGTCCACCAATTCCGACCTCATCCTCACCGCCGGCGCCGACATGTCGCGCGTGCTCCGGTGGACGGGCTCGACCAGCGCCGAATGGGACGGCTCCACCGTCAACTGGACCGATTCCGGCTCGGTCAATGAATTCGCCAGCGGCGACCGCGTGATTTTCGACGGCGTCGCCGACGCCGCCAACCCCGGCAACCGCATCCTTTCCATCAACGGCGGGGTGATGCGTGTATCCGATTTATGGATGCAGGGCGCCGCGGACTACGAATTCACCGGCTCGCATGGCATCGAGGCGAGCGCGGCCAATGTCATCCATGTCGGCGGCTCGAGCGCGGTTGACGACCCCGCCGGCAAACTCGTGAAGGACGGCGCGGGCACGCTCACGTTCTCCAATTCCGCCGCGAACAACTTTGCCGGCGGGGTCGAGGTGCGCGCCGGCACGATTGTCTTCGCCCGCGCCGACCACCTCGGCGACGGCGGCAACGGCATCCATTTCACCGGCAGCGGCACGCTCAGGCTTTCCGCCGAGCCCGGCGCCGCTCTGCCCAACAACCTCGTCGTGGACGACGCGCAGACCGCCGCCCTCGACACCAACGGACACTCGCTCGTCCTCGGCGGCACGCTCGCCTCCGGCGGCACCGGCGCCACTCTCGCGAAACTCGGCGCCGACGCGCTCACGCTCACGGCCGACAGCTCCGGGTTTGCCGGAAAATTCGACGTGCTGTCCGGCACCGTCGCGCTTGCGTCGAATGCGCGCCTCGGCGGCGCGGTCAGCATCGCCTCCGGCGCGGCTTTCGGCGGCGCGGGGTTTGCCGACGGTGCGGTCACCGCCGCGTCCGGCGCGCGCGTTGAAGTCGGCGGACCCGCCGCCGGCACGCTCACCGTCGCCGACCTGCGCCTCAATTCGGGCGCGGTGATCGCCGGCTCCGGCACGCTCGCCGGCCGGACCGTCATCGGGGCCGACGCCCCCGGCGTGGTCACCGCCGACATCGCGACAGCCGCGCAACTTTTCCTCACCGGCACGCTCACCGGTTCCGGCACGCTGGCCAAGACCGGCGCGGGCGATCTCGTTTATGCCAACGCCGCCGCGCTCGGCCACACCGCGACCGAGATTCGCGAGGGTTATGTGATGCTGCGCGGCATCGACGGCCTCGCCGCCGCGAGCGGCACGCACGTCGTCGCGCTCGCGGGCGGCTGGCTCGATCTTTCCGAAACCTCCTTCGACACCTCCGGCTCCAGC
This genomic stretch from Termitidicoccus mucosus harbors:
- a CDS encoding sialate O-acetylesterase — encoded protein: MLAFFASAATRADVEMPAVFGNRMVIQRGQPVRVWGRADAGEKIAVALAGHTAAATADASGTWSVALPPLQVLPPGAQPLRLEVAGKNKLAFHQILVGDVWLCSGQSNMFFQLRQSARAEADVAAATRPGIRLFSVDRAVADGPQFTCKGKWADCTPETAARFSAVAYFFGLQWQADNGGIPVGLIHSSWGGTTAEAWTPRAVLDADSDLKPILTRWDETMADFPKIKADFEANKERLVAEWKIAVQKAKAEGRMLPAEPRLRTGPGTQYQPAGLYHAMITPLAPFALSGVLWYQGEGNAQRAHQYRKLFPAMIRSWRDLWNRDDLPFLYVQLPNLARQPEPSRSGWAELREAQLRALALPHTAMAVTIDVGDPGDLHPKEKLPVGRRLASAAGSLFGLRPPADGICPYPRSHKIQGREIRVQFSPSTVALRTRDGGEPHGFTIAGTDKQFVPARARLEGNAIVIWSDTVEKPAAARYAWADNPDCNIVSAAGLPASPFRTDDWPEVTFGNR
- a CDS encoding autotransporter outer membrane beta-barrel domain-containing protein → MKNVNMLSACMAVLIAAPCVSLAQTVINQTTGSSYSTVNAAVNAVQDGQTIVISADQTLTSNISLGTSKDGVVFTLQGSGSGVTIAAANNARAITSYIEGNTIYLQNLTLQGTGTYTSSGAAIGFSAPTGDDKSTEILGSYAIKGFSTTGNGAGVNSTTSGGTIVLGSVGGLVEFSNNTSSGQGGAIRAQDLVFNANAILSNNKTTSNSGGAIYAAGNITFSGSATITGNRDESANNGSGHYGGAIHMNTAGTKLWFMDNATLESNATVNGNGGAGRVYFLVADKDLFVASNTANRNVVTSAHGGAFYVQADMSVAGVTTATGNYAASSGGAFYLQGSGTFNGGSTFTNNTAATGNGGAVYWGAAASGNLAFNADSADILFDGNIANGNANALFISQNSSSAITHTLVLNTGTGNTIAFHDPVASTSNASSASILVDISGSGIVLFDTYKSNITADTTVAAGATLRLANGAIYGASNSTGAFTLKNGATLSGNGAISAGAIAIEAGTLLEVADSGTLLLDSSAPSIAGGLRLAGHGTIDAGQALSAAQINVGVLTGTAPNSAQTLSFASSTPLTLETGGTISFDLFGGASSDQLTADSLSFGGGNIINLLGLSGTYTLLTTANSTFTTSDFTLYVNGLAPTARYGVTPTVNSAGSGSELVVDFSTKNLAVNWTGAADGTWKASTASDANWTDNAATPENFFQNGDRVLFDDSAAGKSVGIDAAGVQVADMTVNTSGTYTFAGAGGITAGTAYTIASSTFTPTGKLVKSGGGELAFANAAANQFAGGIDIDGGVISFTRADQIGTSGTSVSFAAAASGTLRPAVSGIEFSNTIDIGAGATAAVEVRSGSATYRGTLNAATGADVFAKTGAGLLVLDADNAAFAGSTRIAAGSLLLASGAQLGGAVTVLNGATLGGRGVAGTGAGGVTVQSGGIIEIGLPGTPGAQTLTLNNLSLDGAVLKYDLFGTTGGDGFQESDRIALTGAPLVLGGGDSTILIESFQTGTFNLGNLAALDGHASVAIAGGGGSRQSVVLSSTNSDLILTAGADMSRVLRWTGSTSAEWDGSTVNWTDSGSVNEFASGDRVIFDGVADAANPGNRILSINGGVMRVSDLWMQGAADYEFTGSHGIEASAANVIHVGGSSAVDDPAGKLVKDGAGTLTFSNSAANNFAGGVEVRAGTIVFARADHLGDGGNGIHFTGSGTLRLSAEPGAALPNNLVVDDAQTAALDTNGHSLVLGGTLASGGTGATLAKLGADALTLTADSSGFAGKFDVLSGTVALASNARLGGAVSIASGAAFGGAGFADGAVTAASGARVEVGGPAAGTLTVADLRLNSGAVIAGSGTLAGRTVIGADAPGVVTADIATAAQLFLTGTLTGSGTLAKTGAGDLVYANAAALGHTATEIREGYVMLRGIDGLAAASGTHVVALAGGWLDLSETSFDTSGSSAHDWSGLVLTGSQGGVIGGNDRITLRAGETAFDIGSATKQGVFVVIAAGAGGTAALSGSNTYMGYTRIDSGALEVSADAQLGDTTAHREVVLNGGSLRVTGSGFTTARALELRAAGEVFVADSATTAWAAINKNAASSVAFTKTGSGALVIAGANTADTTSVAAGRLVARQAAGAGAGAVTVADGAAFVFENVPAGTVANRFTGAGSLEITGGALTLSGASDIARISVTGGASVTASSAGGLGGASTSVRIDAARALLGATNTTLGAVELANGGTLGFAPSATSFKRAALGSLSGGGVLALNTNLGLSLGDQFAVASAPSGGYTLVVTNTGAAPAALGAPVDLLVAPSGGGATFELEGGHIDAGMYAYTLNVADGDGQVLVSLGGSGALSNAGGIITGMSGAMPLSWFAELDTVHKRMGELRALPAEKGRWQTWLRGYGQRLDVESKATGVAFSERQIGGDVGLDCNVGNIDGTGAAVYIGGFMGYGQAERDFDSAGDGRSESMYGGVYGTVVTGNGWYLDGVLKYNGFKNRFNATATTREFISARYNTYAIGGSLEAGKKIDFGKGWFFEPQIQGAFTMLSGKEYSASNGMEVELRWGTTGQGRVGFLFGRGFTSGFGEFFQPYVKLYGASQWTTDGQVIVGGDRFNPTLKGDRIEGGCGLMWMPGRRTQLYIDYELASADYYDKPWGFNFGFRHMW